Proteins encoded within one genomic window of Methanosarcina barkeri str. Wiesmoor:
- a CDS encoding winged helix-turn-helix domain-containing protein, which yields MNLSQKCMIRKVKSMDKALIDLIFMSQKRKDLLLLLKNGEKTIEEIVNGLNVNPTGMLPQIKKLKDEHLVFQEDREYRLTPLAKILVEKMEPLLDTLQVIEENSEYWQDRDLSELPRAFLERLNELKFCFLVKPDPDNIFEPSSVFQDNISKSKKILCFSSIFHPVFSEIFLANKDNDTRITLVVTEKIYERLKTDFEEELKLYLTREKRRLFICKEEIKIAMLVKTEYFMAADFLTSKGIFDQETIMSFEPAALRWTEDLILYYKEQAQQI from the coding sequence ATGAATCTTTCGCAAAAATGCATGATCCGGAAAGTGAAATCAATGGACAAAGCCTTGATAGACCTAATTTTTATGTCCCAGAAGAGAAAAGACCTTTTGCTCCTTCTCAAAAATGGAGAGAAAACGATAGAGGAAATAGTAAACGGTCTGAACGTTAACCCGACGGGCATGCTTCCCCAAATCAAAAAACTGAAGGATGAACATCTAGTTTTTCAGGAAGATCGAGAATACAGGCTAACGCCTCTTGCGAAAATATTGGTCGAAAAGATGGAGCCTTTGCTCGATACTCTGCAGGTCATTGAGGAGAATTCGGAATACTGGCAGGATCGTGATCTCTCCGAATTACCCAGGGCATTTCTGGAAAGGCTTAATGAATTGAAGTTCTGCTTTCTTGTTAAACCTGACCCCGATAATATTTTTGAGCCTTCTTCCGTATTCCAAGATAACATAAGTAAATCAAAAAAGATACTCTGTTTTTCATCAATATTTCATCCGGTCTTTTCCGAAATATTTCTAGCAAATAAAGACAACGATACCAGAATAACCCTTGTAGTAACAGAAAAAATCTATGAAAGACTGAAAACTGACTTCGAAGAAGAACTGAAACTTTATCTGACCAGAGAGAAAAGAAGGCTTTTTATCTGTAAAGAAGAGATAAAGATTGCCATGCTGGTTAAGACCGAATACTTCATGGCTGCTGATTTTCTTACTTCAAAAGGGATTTTTGACCAGGAAACTATTATGAGTTTTGAGCCTGCAGCTCTGAGATGGACTGAAGACCTTATTCTGTATTACAAAGAGCAGGCTCAGCAAATATAA
- a CDS encoding Zn-ribbon domain-containing protein, producing MPHRCTRCGTIFEDGDSVILSGCPNCGWNKFLYVKKECEGLENQERLALEEQKLDLESSLDEVVRNIDEALASEQESVKQEPEAERVTDEERVESVRILGPGSYELNLDSLLERKELVMAIREEGSYALHLPSVFSQQKENKKKN from the coding sequence ATGCCCCATAGATGTACCAGATGCGGAACCATTTTTGAAGACGGAGATTCTGTCATCCTGAGCGGTTGCCCGAACTGCGGTTGGAATAAATTCCTTTATGTAAAAAAAGAATGTGAAGGTTTGGAAAATCAGGAAAGGCTTGCTCTGGAAGAACAAAAGCTGGATCTGGAATCCTCTCTGGATGAAGTTGTCAGAAATATTGATGAGGCTCTTGCTTCTGAGCAGGAAAGTGTAAAGCAGGAACCCGAAGCCGAGAGGGTAACAGATGAAGAAAGAGTAGAGTCCGTAAGAATCCTTGGGCCTGGCTCATATGAACTTAACTTGGACTCCCTTCTTGAAAGAAAAGAACTCGTTATGGCAATCCGGGAAGAGGGGTCTTACGCCCTGCACCTGCCCTCGGTTTTCAGCCAGCAAAAGGAAAACAAAAAGAAAAATTAA
- a CDS encoding methionyl-tRNA formyltransferase has translation MRVAIITQGVSNVFESVIESGHEVVGIVECSRTREPNSFLKAIGGAFTDVYYSFTSKPLNLKTFSKKLEIPYYYLRKRDNEAFKKWMKHLQPDIIVVYSMSHLLKENIFNIPKLGTINLHYSHLPEYRGPSPIFWEYYDYVLNPGVTLHYINKGEDTGDIIFQDRILISSGEKLEEVVQKLSLTGIKFLLKTMDIIESGDVPRIKQSATTPTVRARKVKSNEYNELIKWDEWGVERVFHFLNGTPKYHYTLLKKPILYKFGFTIKILSKEKCNISGYKIGKLYKENSKCFFVCKNGKIYIDVTFSPESFLARIYPYIC, from the coding sequence TTGAGAGTTGCAATTATCACACAGGGAGTTTCTAACGTTTTTGAATCCGTTATTGAATCGGGACATGAGGTAGTGGGAATTGTTGAGTGCTCCCGAACAAGAGAACCTAATTCATTCCTTAAAGCTATAGGGGGAGCTTTTACAGATGTCTATTATTCATTCACCTCGAAGCCTTTAAATTTAAAAACCTTCTCTAAAAAACTGGAAATTCCTTATTACTACTTAAGGAAAAGAGACAATGAGGCCTTTAAAAAATGGATGAAGCATTTACAGCCCGATATTATAGTTGTGTATTCTATGTCTCATCTCTTGAAGGAGAATATATTTAATATCCCGAAACTTGGGACTATTAATCTCCATTATTCACATCTTCCAGAATACAGAGGTCCATCCCCTATTTTCTGGGAATATTACGATTATGTCCTTAATCCAGGAGTTACTCTTCATTATATAAACAAAGGCGAGGATACCGGCGATATAATTTTCCAGGACAGGATTCTTATAAGTTCGGGTGAAAAGCTCGAGGAAGTTGTTCAGAAGTTATCTTTAACAGGAATAAAGTTTCTTTTAAAAACAATGGATATCATTGAGAGTGGAGATGTTCCCAGAATAAAGCAGTCTGCAACTACTCCAACGGTGAGAGCCAGAAAGGTTAAATCTAATGAATATAACGAGCTCATAAAATGGGATGAGTGGGGTGTCGAAAGAGTATTTCATTTTTTAAATGGCACTCCTAAGTACCATTACACTCTATTGAAGAAACCCATTTTGTACAAATTTGGGTTCACGATTAAAATTCTGAGTAAAGAAAAATGTAATATTTCCGGATATAAAATAGGAAAACTTTATAAGGAGAATTCAAAATGTTTTTTCGTTTGCAAAAACGGAAAAATATATATTGACGTTACATTTTCACCTGAAAGTTTTCTTGCTCGAATTTACCCTTATATTTGCTGA
- a CDS encoding 2-amino-3,7-dideoxy-D-threo-hept-6-ulosonate synthase, protein MAEIGKKIRIERLMNRESRNMVIIPMDHGISDGPIDGLINITDTVNKVAEGGANAVLMQKGMVKYGHRGYGHDIGLIVHISGSSSLSPDPNAKVQVCTVEEVIKMGADAVSMHINIGSETEADQLEQLGKISRDCTEWGMPLLTMMYPRGKKITNPHDPVNVAHAARIGAELGADVVKTVYTGDPDSFRDVVRGCPVPVVIAGGPKTSTDLELLEMIDGAMEAGARGAAIGRNVFQHKDPVRLTRAICEIVHHRRPVEEALEQLK, encoded by the coding sequence ATGGCAGAAATCGGTAAAAAGATACGGATAGAAAGGCTGATGAACCGGGAAAGCAGAAACATGGTCATTATTCCCATGGACCATGGGATCTCAGATGGGCCTATTGACGGGCTTATCAATATCACTGACACGGTAAACAAAGTTGCCGAAGGAGGAGCAAACGCCGTCCTTATGCAGAAAGGAATGGTAAAATACGGACACAGGGGATACGGCCACGATATAGGTCTTATCGTGCATATAAGTGGTTCTTCTTCCCTGAGCCCGGACCCTAATGCCAAAGTACAGGTCTGTACTGTAGAGGAAGTAATAAAAATGGGAGCCGATGCCGTTTCCATGCACATTAATATAGGCTCCGAAACCGAAGCTGACCAGCTTGAGCAGCTCGGCAAGATTTCCAGAGACTGTACGGAATGGGGTATGCCTCTCCTTACTATGATGTACCCCAGAGGTAAAAAAATTACAAATCCGCACGACCCTGTAAATGTAGCGCATGCTGCAAGGATCGGGGCCGAGCTCGGTGCTGATGTTGTAAAAACGGTATACACCGGAGACCCCGACAGCTTCAGAGACGTTGTCAGAGGCTGCCCTGTACCTGTAGTTATTGCAGGAGGGCCTAAAACCTCAACGGATCTAGAACTCCTGGAGATGATTGACGGGGCGATGGAAGCCGGAGCCAGAGGTGCTGCGATTGGAAGAAATGTTTTCCAGCACAAGGATCCTGTTAGACTCACCCGGGCCATTTGCGAAATCGTACATCATAGAAGACCTGTAGAAGAAGCCCTCGAGCAGTTGAAGTGA
- a CDS encoding signal recognition particle protein Srp54: MVMEKLGDSLQGALKKLIGAGRIDERTVNEVVKDIQRALLQADVNVKLVMGMSQRIKERAMKEAPPAGMNPREHVIRIVYQELMEIIGKGAEIQLKPQIIMMVGLQGSGKTTSTAKLARYFQRKGLKAGVVAADTFRPGAYHQLKTLCEKLNVAFYGEENNPDAVEITRNGLKALEKYDVKIVDTAGRHALEADLIEEMEQINAVAKPDHKFMVLDAGIGQQASQQAHAFNDSVGITGVIITKLDGTAKGGGALSAVSETKAPIAFIGVGETPEDFEKFEADRFISRLLGMGDLKSLMEKAEETLSEEDVNVEALMQGRFTLKDMYKQLEAMNKMGPLKQIMSMLPLGMGGMGGVKLSDEMFQATSDKMKNYKTIMDSMTEEEMTDPKLIGGSRIKRISRGSGCSPEEVRELLKYHKTMQTALKGFRGGKFNIQKMMKKRLGM, from the coding sequence ATGGTAATGGAAAAACTTGGAGACTCCTTACAGGGGGCGCTCAAGAAGCTAATCGGCGCGGGGCGAATTGATGAGCGTACGGTCAATGAAGTAGTAAAAGATATCCAGCGGGCTCTGCTCCAGGCCGACGTGAATGTAAAACTTGTTATGGGAATGTCCCAGAGAATCAAAGAGCGTGCAATGAAAGAAGCCCCTCCTGCAGGTATGAACCCGAGGGAGCACGTAATCCGCATTGTATACCAGGAACTGATGGAAATCATCGGCAAAGGAGCTGAAATTCAGCTCAAGCCGCAGATTATAATGATGGTTGGGCTTCAGGGAAGCGGAAAAACTACCAGTACAGCAAAGCTTGCTCGCTACTTCCAGAGAAAAGGACTCAAAGCAGGAGTTGTCGCCGCAGATACCTTCCGACCTGGTGCATATCACCAGCTTAAAACTCTCTGTGAAAAGCTCAACGTAGCTTTCTATGGGGAAGAAAATAATCCCGATGCCGTCGAAATTACCAGAAACGGGCTCAAAGCCCTGGAAAAATACGACGTAAAAATTGTGGATACCGCAGGCCGGCATGCTCTTGAAGCCGATCTTATAGAAGAGATGGAACAGATCAACGCCGTTGCCAAACCAGACCACAAGTTCATGGTGCTGGATGCAGGTATCGGACAGCAGGCAAGCCAGCAGGCACATGCATTTAATGATTCCGTAGGAATTACAGGCGTTATCATAACAAAACTTGACGGTACTGCAAAAGGAGGCGGAGCTCTGTCTGCCGTTTCCGAAACAAAAGCACCTATTGCCTTTATCGGCGTTGGAGAAACACCGGAAGATTTTGAGAAATTCGAAGCTGACAGATTCATTTCAAGGCTTCTTGGCATGGGAGACCTTAAAAGCCTGATGGAAAAGGCTGAAGAGACCCTTAGCGAAGAAGACGTAAATGTCGAGGCCCTGATGCAGGGGCGCTTCACTCTCAAGGATATGTACAAACAGCTTGAAGCCATGAACAAAATGGGCCCTCTCAAACAGATTATGTCCATGCTGCCACTGGGAATGGGCGGAATGGGAGGCGTTAAACTCTCAGATGAGATGTTCCAGGCTACAAGTGACAAGATGAAGAATTACAAGACAATCATGGACTCCATGACAGAAGAGGAAATGACGGACCCCAAGCTCATAGGCGGTTCCAGGATCAAAAGGATTTCAAGAGGCTCAGGCTGCAGCCCCGAAGAAGTAAGGGAGCTTCTGAAATACCACAAAACCATGCAGACAGCTCTAAAAGGCTTCAGGGGTGGAAAGTTCAACATTCAGAAAATGATGAAGAAAAGACTCGGGATGTAA
- a CDS encoding GMP synthase subunit A has protein sequence MKELKILVVNNYGQFCHLIHRAVRDLDMDTKIIPNTTPIEDILAEEPDGLILSGGPEMDRAGLCFDYVREIDLPILGICLGHQAIALAYGGHVHSGKKGGYAEVEVEVLEEDDILRGLGPKATVWASHADEVAILPEGFIHLARSDICEIEAMRHPTKPIYGVQWHPEVSHTEKGEELLTNFLEICEKY, from the coding sequence ATGAAAGAGCTGAAAATTCTTGTTGTTAATAACTACGGACAATTTTGTCATCTTATTCACCGGGCTGTCCGAGACCTTGACATGGACACGAAAATAATTCCCAATACAACGCCAATTGAGGATATCCTGGCAGAGGAGCCGGACGGACTGATCCTGAGCGGTGGGCCGGAAATGGATAGGGCAGGTTTATGTTTCGATTACGTCCGGGAAATCGATCTCCCTATTCTTGGAATCTGCCTCGGGCACCAGGCAATTGCCCTGGCATATGGAGGACACGTTCATTCAGGGAAAAAAGGCGGGTATGCAGAGGTTGAGGTAGAAGTGCTCGAAGAAGACGATATTCTGCGTGGACTCGGACCCAAGGCTACAGTCTGGGCTTCCCATGCAGATGAGGTTGCCATTTTGCCTGAGGGTTTTATTCATCTTGCCCGTTCTGATATCTGTGAAATTGAAGCCATGCGTCACCCGACAAAGCCGATTTATGGTGTGCAATGGCACCCTGAGGTTTCTCATACAGAGAAGGGAGAAGAACTGCTTACTAACTTCCTTGAAATTTGTGAAAAATATTAA
- a CDS encoding phosphoribosyltransferase: MLTNWDYIYSLCRNISTEIKRSGYEPDVIIALARGGWFAGRVLCDFLGLDDLSSLKIEHYIGDTAIDTGEPYIRYPLSNNVMEGKKVLIVDDIVDTGESMLSARAYVENHNPTEVRTASLQYLGSSKIDPDYVGERLEGWAWIIYPWNFIEDMTSILTKCMRKDPNKLWNLEDLKHSLYINHDLDSIVFEITQPGRLPEVLEEMERVRRVNSEIINGKKHWRLL; encoded by the coding sequence GTGCTTACGAACTGGGATTACATTTATAGTTTGTGCCGAAACATATCTACGGAAATCAAACGTTCTGGATATGAACCGGATGTAATTATTGCGCTTGCAAGGGGGGGCTGGTTTGCCGGGCGAGTGCTCTGCGATTTTTTGGGGCTTGATGACTTATCCAGTTTGAAAATCGAGCATTACATAGGAGACACAGCTATCGATACCGGTGAGCCTTATATTCGATATCCTCTTTCGAACAATGTGATGGAAGGAAAAAAGGTACTTATTGTCGATGATATTGTTGATACTGGAGAAAGTATGCTTAGTGCCAGGGCTTATGTGGAAAATCACAATCCTACTGAAGTCAGGACCGCTTCATTACAGTACTTGGGGAGTTCTAAAATCGACCCCGATTATGTTGGCGAACGGCTTGAGGGTTGGGCCTGGATTATCTATCCCTGGAACTTCATAGAAGATATGACAAGTATCTTGACTAAATGCATGAGAAAAGACCCTAACAAACTCTGGAATCTTGAAGACCTTAAACACAGCCTTTACATAAACCATGATCTGGACTCTATTGTTTTTGAAATCACCCAGCCGGGAAGGCTTCCTGAAGTTCTGGAGGAGATGGAGAGAGTGCGCAGAGTCAATTCCGAAATTATTAATGGAAAGAAGCACTGGAGATTGTTATAA
- a CDS encoding protease inhibitor I42 family protein, whose product MKTRTNNKFWKYTKITTFLLTAFVVILSGCVEEEPNETESENTTNNSQGIIETNNSHGTIGGDYIYGTAKVKSIQIVTLESFPVQIHVIAKGYLPDGCTEINEINKESEGNVFNITISTKRPKDAICTQAIKSFTETIPLEVRGLKAGNYTVNVNGVTGSFELSVDNLLEEAPGSISTKQQVITEADNGTSTSLENGSTFYLKLKENPTTGYSWELNLTQGLNNISGEYYPPEQPEGIKQPLIGAGGVHLWEIKAISKGSQQVTGIYKRPWEKVTGEEEHFMLKVEVV is encoded by the coding sequence ATGAAAACCAGAACAAATAATAAGTTTTGGAAATATACAAAAATTACAACATTTCTACTTACGGCCTTTGTGGTTATTCTTTCCGGATGTGTTGAAGAAGAGCCGAACGAAACTGAATCAGAAAATACGACAAACAATAGTCAGGGAATTATAGAAACAAACAATAGTCACGGAACCATTGGGGGAGATTACATATACGGTACTGCAAAGGTAAAGAGTATCCAGATTGTGACCCTTGAGTCATTTCCTGTACAGATACATGTGATAGCAAAAGGCTACCTGCCTGACGGATGCACTGAAATCAACGAAATAAATAAAGAAAGCGAAGGAAATGTCTTCAATATCACTATAAGTACAAAACGCCCTAAAGATGCGATCTGTACGCAGGCTATAAAGAGTTTTACGGAAACCATTCCCCTTGAAGTTCGGGGTCTTAAAGCCGGGAACTACACTGTAAATGTGAATGGAGTAACCGGGTCTTTTGAGCTATCCGTAGATAATTTACTTGAAGAAGCTCCCGGTTCTATATCGACGAAACAACAGGTAATAACCGAAGCTGACAACGGAACAAGTACAAGTCTTGAAAATGGAAGCACGTTTTACCTCAAGCTTAAGGAAAATCCGACTACAGGCTATTCATGGGAACTCAATCTGACCCAGGGACTCAATAATATCTCAGGAGAATATTATCCTCCAGAGCAGCCTGAAGGAATAAAGCAACCTCTTATAGGCGCGGGAGGAGTTCATTTATGGGAAATTAAAGCCATATCTAAAGGCAGCCAGCAAGTAACTGGAATATATAAAAGACCCTGGGAGAAAGTAACCGGAGAGGAAGAGCACTTCATGCTCAAGGTTGAGGTTGTCTGA